One genomic window of Anaeromyxobacter diazotrophicus includes the following:
- the argG gene encoding argininosuccinate synthase, with amino-acid sequence MSRIYKSLPPKGTPIGIAFSGGLDTRCAVAWMSEQGMAVHAYTADLAQPDEANPAEIPPIALQHGAVKARLVDCREAMVREGITAIQCGAFHLSAGGKKYFNTTPLGRAVTGTAIVRAMREDGVHVFGDGSTHKGNDIQRFYRYGLLVDPELRIYKPWLDQNFVTAFGGRKEMSEYLVRRGLPYKMATEKAYSTDANVLGATHEAKDLERLDSSMRIVHPIMGVAHWRPEVQIPAEEITIGWEQGQPVEIDGKRFSSPYELFLEANRIGGRHGLGMSDQIENRVIDAKSRGIYEAPGMALLHLGYERLLSAIHNENTLDLYFTLGRRLGRLLYEGKWFDPEALMLRGALTSWVAPAVTGSVKVELRRGDDWTIVATKAEYMSYAPEKLSMERVEEPAFTPEDRIGALELQNLNVGDNRALLIHHLEAVRKLGAGPGGPSLGALLGTGEDDEA; translated from the coding sequence ATGAGCCGGATCTACAAGTCGCTCCCTCCCAAGGGCACGCCCATCGGCATCGCGTTCAGCGGCGGCCTCGACACCCGCTGCGCCGTGGCCTGGATGTCCGAGCAGGGCATGGCGGTCCACGCCTACACCGCCGACCTGGCGCAGCCGGACGAGGCCAACCCGGCCGAGATCCCGCCCATCGCGCTGCAGCACGGCGCGGTGAAGGCGCGGCTCGTCGACTGCCGCGAGGCGATGGTGCGCGAGGGGATCACCGCCATCCAGTGCGGCGCCTTCCACCTCTCCGCCGGCGGCAAGAAGTACTTCAACACCACGCCGCTCGGCCGCGCCGTGACCGGCACCGCCATCGTGCGCGCCATGCGCGAGGACGGCGTCCACGTCTTCGGCGACGGCTCGACGCACAAGGGCAACGACATCCAGCGGTTCTACCGCTACGGCCTGCTCGTCGACCCCGAGCTGCGCATCTACAAGCCGTGGCTCGACCAGAACTTCGTGACCGCCTTCGGCGGCCGCAAGGAGATGAGCGAGTACCTCGTGCGCCGCGGGCTGCCCTACAAGATGGCGACCGAGAAGGCGTACTCGACCGATGCCAACGTCCTCGGCGCCACCCACGAGGCGAAGGACCTCGAGCGGCTCGACTCGAGCATGCGCATCGTGCACCCGATCATGGGCGTCGCCCACTGGCGGCCGGAGGTGCAGATTCCCGCCGAGGAGATCACCATCGGCTGGGAGCAGGGCCAGCCGGTCGAGATCGACGGCAAGCGCTTCTCGTCGCCCTACGAGCTCTTCCTGGAGGCGAACCGCATCGGCGGGCGCCACGGCCTCGGGATGAGCGACCAGATCGAGAACCGGGTCATCGACGCGAAGAGCCGGGGCATCTACGAGGCGCCGGGGATGGCGCTCCTCCATCTCGGCTACGAGCGGCTCCTGTCCGCCATCCACAACGAGAACACGCTCGACCTCTACTTCACCCTGGGCCGCCGCCTGGGCCGGCTCCTCTACGAGGGCAAGTGGTTCGACCCGGAGGCGCTCATGCTGCGCGGGGCGCTCACGAGCTGGGTGGCGCCGGCCGTCACCGGGTCGGTCAAGGTCGAGCTGCGGCGCGGCGACGACTGGACGATCGTGGCCACCAAGGCCGAGTACATGAGCTACGCGCCCGAGAAGCTGTCGATGGAGCGGGTGGAGGAGCCGGCCTTCACGCCCGAGGACCGCATCGGCGCCCTCGAGCTGCAGAACCTGAACGTCGGCGACAACCGCGCGCTGCTCATCCACCACCTGGAGGCGGTGCGGAAGCTCGGCGCCGGGCCGGGCGGCCCGAGCCTGGGCGCGCTGCTCGGGACGGGCGAGGACGACGAGGCGTAG
- a CDS encoding CZB domain-containing protein, which yields MTQDSSPEGATAARGARFCILGVGPHLVALDAGAVQEMFVLPPIHRLPGSRPHQRGVAALRAGTLPAVDLRVCLGLPSATAALEELLQLLRDREQDHLRWLAELTASVREDRAFGLATDPRKCKFGQWYYAFRTDDAVLRGELERFEKPHAAIHALADEVAALRTGGRAEEALQVLERARQGLLAELVRLFEQLRDVVRAQHREIGVAIAGGGRSAVAIVDRAEAVTDLTLVEGDDPLEASRLGSALVTRTARWAAAKQPVFVLDAARLAAGDSGRA from the coding sequence ATGACCCAGGACTCTTCCCCCGAAGGGGCCACCGCGGCGCGCGGCGCCCGCTTCTGCATCCTGGGCGTCGGGCCCCACCTCGTCGCGCTGGACGCCGGCGCGGTGCAGGAGATGTTCGTCCTGCCGCCCATCCACCGGCTGCCGGGCTCACGCCCGCACCAGCGCGGCGTGGCGGCGCTCCGGGCCGGGACCCTGCCCGCCGTCGATCTGCGCGTCTGCCTCGGCCTCCCCTCGGCCACGGCGGCGCTCGAGGAGCTCCTGCAGCTCCTCCGCGACCGCGAGCAGGATCACCTCCGCTGGCTCGCCGAGCTCACGGCCTCGGTGCGCGAGGACCGGGCGTTCGGGCTCGCCACCGACCCGCGCAAGTGCAAGTTCGGGCAGTGGTACTACGCGTTCCGCACGGACGACGCCGTGCTGCGCGGTGAGCTCGAGCGCTTCGAGAAGCCGCACGCCGCCATCCACGCGCTGGCGGACGAGGTGGCGGCGCTCCGGACCGGCGGGCGCGCCGAGGAGGCGCTCCAGGTGCTGGAGCGCGCGCGCCAGGGGCTCCTCGCCGAGCTGGTGCGGCTCTTCGAGCAGCTCCGTGACGTGGTGCGCGCGCAGCACCGGGAGATCGGCGTGGCCATCGCCGGCGGCGGCCGCTCGGCGGTCGCCATCGTCGACCGCGCGGAGGCGGTGACCGACCTGACGCTCGTGGAGGGCGACGACCCCCTCGAGGCCTCGCGGCTCGGCTCGGCCCTCGTGACCCGCACCGCGCGCTGGGCCGCGGCGAAGCAGCCGGTGTTCGTGCTCGACGCCGCCCGCCTCGCCGCGGGCGACTCCGGGCGCGCCTAG
- a CDS encoding FAS1-like dehydratase domain-containing protein, giving the protein MTGRAHVGRRYGPYRYTVGLEEIRDFAVTVAGGVPGRVFAGEPPEPPHPLFVDAAAARASRHGGIIAPPTFCVRFAMQPFAEACADPALGLDLVRLVHGEQAFTFGDPVRPGDVIDTSGEIADLSEKAGMTFLTVRTVSVNQRGRTVVEGTWTAVVRP; this is encoded by the coding sequence GTGACGGGCCGCGCGCACGTGGGCCGCCGTTACGGTCCGTACCGCTACACGGTGGGCCTGGAGGAGATCCGCGACTTCGCCGTGACGGTGGCGGGCGGCGTGCCCGGCCGCGTGTTCGCCGGCGAGCCGCCGGAGCCCCCTCACCCGCTCTTCGTGGACGCGGCCGCCGCGCGCGCCTCGCGGCACGGGGGGATCATCGCGCCCCCCACCTTCTGCGTCCGCTTCGCCATGCAGCCGTTCGCGGAGGCCTGCGCCGACCCGGCGCTCGGCCTCGACCTGGTGCGGCTCGTCCACGGCGAGCAGGCCTTCACGTTCGGCGACCCGGTGCGGCCCGGGGACGTGATCGACACCTCGGGCGAGATCGCAGACCTCTCCGAGAAGGCCGGGATGACCTTCCTGACCGTGCGGACGGTCAGCGTGAACCAGCGCGGCCGGACGGTGGTCGAGGGGACCTGGACGGCGGTGGTGAGGCCGTAG
- a CDS encoding MaoC family dehydratase, whose protein sequence is MKPLSEFKAGDVFELTRSCDRYRPVYYAAVSGDFNPIHVDPEIGRLAGQGGAILQGMCTMAWLAEACLRYFGDPGRVTALSARFARPVKPGDTLRFEGRCVAVEGRRIRVAVTATNQRGEEVLARAQAEALVEEEAP, encoded by the coding sequence GTGAAGCCCCTCTCCGAGTTCAAGGCCGGCGACGTCTTCGAGCTCACGCGGAGCTGCGATCGCTACCGGCCCGTCTACTACGCGGCCGTCTCCGGCGACTTCAACCCCATCCACGTGGACCCGGAGATCGGGCGCCTGGCCGGCCAGGGTGGCGCCATCCTCCAGGGGATGTGCACCATGGCCTGGCTGGCCGAGGCTTGCCTGCGCTACTTCGGCGATCCGGGGCGCGTGACCGCGCTCTCGGCCCGCTTCGCCCGGCCGGTGAAGCCGGGCGACACCCTCCGCTTCGAGGGGCGCTGCGTCGCGGTCGAGGGGCGGCGGATCCGGGTGGCGGTGACCGCCACCAACCAGCGCGGCGAGGAGGTCCTCGCGCGCGCCCAGGCCGAGGCGCTCGTCGAGGAGGAGGCGCCGTGA
- a CDS encoding SDR family oxidoreductase, whose translation MTLGMGERGQVVLVTGWPGFIGRRLVRRLAERLDPSRDRLVLFTRPPHAAAARAELAALGIAGEVLEGDVAKMHLGLSGEEYRRLEGQLTSIWHLAAVYDLGADADTLRAVNREGTRHVLELARAAERLTRLHHFSTAYVSGDRQGVILEEELEHGQRFHDAYERSKFEAERLVRRAMPELPATVYRPSIVVGDSRTGEVDRFDGPYYLAILLVASPLGVPLPLPGDGVAPLNVVPVDFVVDAALAIGAHPAAVGKTVHLVDPSPLSARTVYELIAARAGKALPSVTLPHRAVEAVLGLPLLERLVRPHRNAIRLVNHLAIYNCRHQLELLAGTGLSCPPITSYLDRLIEFVRGYYAAPPRPPARDELEDPLDRPPR comes from the coding sequence TTGACCCTCGGCATGGGGGAGCGCGGGCAGGTCGTCCTCGTCACCGGCTGGCCAGGCTTCATCGGCCGGCGGCTGGTGCGCCGCCTGGCCGAGCGCCTCGACCCGTCGCGCGACCGGCTGGTGCTCTTCACCCGCCCGCCCCACGCCGCCGCCGCGCGGGCCGAGCTGGCGGCGCTCGGGATCGCCGGCGAGGTGCTCGAGGGCGACGTGGCCAAGATGCACCTCGGGCTGTCGGGCGAGGAGTACCGCCGCCTGGAGGGGCAGCTCACCTCCATCTGGCACCTCGCGGCCGTCTACGACCTCGGCGCCGACGCCGACACGCTCCGCGCCGTGAACCGGGAGGGCACGCGGCACGTGCTCGAGCTGGCCCGGGCGGCGGAGCGGCTGACGCGGCTGCACCACTTCTCCACCGCGTACGTGTCGGGCGACCGGCAGGGCGTGATCCTGGAGGAGGAGCTGGAGCACGGCCAGCGCTTCCACGACGCCTACGAGCGCTCGAAGTTCGAGGCCGAGCGCCTGGTGCGGCGCGCCATGCCGGAGCTGCCCGCCACCGTCTACCGCCCCAGCATCGTGGTGGGCGACTCCCGCACCGGCGAGGTGGATCGCTTCGACGGTCCGTACTACCTGGCCATCCTGCTCGTGGCCTCGCCGCTGGGCGTCCCCCTGCCGCTGCCGGGCGACGGGGTGGCCCCGCTCAACGTGGTGCCGGTCGACTTCGTGGTGGACGCCGCGCTCGCCATCGGCGCCCACCCGGCGGCGGTCGGGAAGACCGTCCACCTGGTCGATCCCTCCCCGCTCTCGGCGCGGACCGTCTACGAGCTCATCGCGGCCCGGGCCGGCAAGGCGCTCCCCTCCGTCACCCTGCCCCACCGCGCCGTCGAGGCGGTGCTGGGGCTGCCGCTCCTCGAGCGGCTGGTGCGCCCGCACCGCAACGCCATCCGGCTCGTGAACCACCTCGCCATCTACAACTGCCGCCACCAGCTCGAGCTGCTCGCCGGGACCGGGCTCTCCTGCCCGCCCATCACGAGCTACCTCGACCGCCTCATCGAGTTCGTGCGCGGCTACTACGCCGCGCCGCCGCGACCGCCGGCGCGGGACGAGCTCGAGGACCCGCTCGACCGCCCGCCCCGGTAG
- the coaE gene encoding dephospho-CoA kinase (Dephospho-CoA kinase (CoaE) performs the final step in coenzyme A biosynthesis.) — MRVIGLTGGIASGKSTFAAELRALGAPVVDADQLARAAVARGSAGLAAVVGAFGAEVLGEDGQLDRRRMAARVFSDPAARARLEAIVHPTVRALFRKELARLAARGEPLAFYDVPLLYEAGLEREVELVVVVWTPREVQLRRLAARDGLSRPEAEARLAAQTPLDEKAARADAVVANDGAPAALAGKAARLLSDLRAGLTRRLPNAAAPRY, encoded by the coding sequence GTGCGCGTCATCGGCCTCACCGGCGGCATCGCGAGCGGCAAGAGCACCTTCGCCGCGGAGCTGCGCGCGCTGGGCGCCCCGGTGGTGGACGCCGACCAGCTGGCGCGCGCCGCGGTCGCGCGGGGGTCGGCGGGCCTGGCGGCGGTGGTCGGCGCGTTCGGGGCGGAGGTCCTGGGCGAGGACGGCCAGCTCGACCGGCGGCGGATGGCGGCACGCGTCTTCTCCGACCCCGCCGCCCGGGCGCGGCTGGAGGCCATCGTCCACCCCACGGTGCGGGCGCTCTTCCGGAAGGAGCTGGCGCGCCTCGCCGCGCGCGGGGAGCCGCTCGCCTTCTACGACGTGCCGCTCCTCTACGAGGCGGGGCTCGAGCGCGAGGTGGAGCTGGTGGTGGTGGTGTGGACGCCGCGGGAGGTCCAGCTCCGGCGGCTGGCCGCGCGCGACGGCCTCTCGCGCCCGGAGGCCGAGGCCCGGCTCGCGGCGCAGACGCCGCTCGACGAGAAGGCGGCGCGCGCCGACGCGGTGGTGGCGAACGACGGCGCGCCGGCCGCCCTGGCGGGGAAGGCGGCGCGGCTGCTCTCGGATCTGCGGGCGGGCCTCACCCGAAGGCTTCCCAACGCGGCGGCGCCGCGCTATTGA
- a CDS encoding cytochrome c family protein: MLRALALTALLPALAAGADLIGAETCKACHPSAYEAWKDGPHARATASLTEAQRQDRRCTSCHAPDADKGASGVGCETCHGGGRVYAQAYVMRDRELARAVGLVEPGEKTCLACHTESAPSLTRFDYAHKLPLIAHGREPAEGARRRGHGE, translated from the coding sequence GTGCTCCGAGCCCTCGCGCTGACCGCCCTCCTGCCCGCGCTCGCCGCCGGCGCCGACCTCATCGGCGCCGAGACGTGCAAGGCCTGCCACCCCTCCGCCTACGAGGCCTGGAAGGACGGCCCGCACGCGCGGGCGACGGCCAGCCTCACCGAGGCGCAGCGCCAGGATCGCCGGTGCACCTCCTGCCACGCTCCCGACGCCGACAAGGGCGCGAGCGGGGTCGGCTGCGAGACCTGCCACGGCGGGGGCCGGGTGTACGCGCAGGCCTACGTCATGCGCGACCGCGAGCTGGCCCGGGCGGTCGGGCTCGTCGAGCCCGGCGAGAAGACCTGCCTGGCCTGCCACACCGAGTCGGCGCCCAGCCTGACCCGGTTCGACTACGCGCACAAGCTGCCGCTCATCGCCCACGGCCGCGAGCCGGCCGAAGGTGCCCGTCGCCGCGGGCACGGAGAGTGA
- the yihA gene encoding ribosome biogenesis GTP-binding protein YihA/YsxC — translation MAGKVISAEFVKTATKRDEWPLEPWPEIAFVGRSNVGKSSLLNALVRRTGLARVSATPGRTQALQFFKVLRQDSPKARPRALALCDLPGYGFAKVPQAERDRWAAMIEDYLRERKRLVAVVLIVDARHEPPESDREALAFLQAHGRRVLVAATKMDKLPKSRRFAAARGAALALALAPDDVVPCSAVEGTGTDALWTRLGALVKERASPGEDEAPPAP, via the coding sequence GTGGCCGGTAAGGTGATCTCCGCCGAGTTCGTGAAGACGGCCACGAAGCGCGACGAGTGGCCCCTGGAGCCGTGGCCCGAGATCGCCTTCGTGGGCCGGAGCAACGTCGGGAAGTCGTCGCTCCTCAACGCGCTCGTCCGGCGCACCGGGCTGGCGCGGGTGTCGGCCACGCCGGGGCGGACGCAGGCGCTCCAGTTCTTCAAGGTGCTGCGGCAGGACTCGCCCAAGGCGCGCCCGCGCGCGCTGGCGCTGTGCGATCTGCCCGGCTACGGCTTCGCCAAGGTCCCCCAGGCCGAGCGCGATCGCTGGGCGGCGATGATCGAGGACTACCTCCGGGAGCGCAAACGGCTGGTGGCGGTGGTGCTCATCGTCGACGCCCGGCACGAGCCGCCCGAGAGCGACCGCGAGGCGCTGGCCTTCCTGCAGGCGCACGGCCGGCGCGTGCTCGTCGCCGCCACCAAGATGGACAAGCTCCCGAAGAGCCGACGCTTCGCCGCCGCCCGCGGCGCGGCGCTGGCGCTCGCGCTCGCGCCGGACGACGTCGTGCCGTGCTCGGCGGTCGAGGGCACCGGCACCGACGCGCTCTGGACGCGGCTGGGCGCGCTCGTCAAGGAGAGGGCCTCGCCCGGCGAGGACGAGGCCCCTCCGGCCCCCTGA
- a CDS encoding YtxH domain-containing protein gives MTWSDVSDLRWKDIKKAVKGMDRDDVLHRLGLEQHTPTSDFFTGLGLFAVGVLVGAGLGVMFAPKPGAEMRSQLSGTLRSRGSRMADELGQRVAGEHGEGASSRIS, from the coding sequence ATGACGTGGAGCGACGTGTCGGATCTGCGCTGGAAGGACATCAAGAAGGCGGTGAAGGGGATGGACCGGGACGACGTGCTGCACCGCCTCGGCCTGGAGCAGCACACGCCGACGAGCGACTTCTTCACGGGGCTCGGGCTGTTCGCGGTGGGCGTGCTGGTGGGGGCCGGGCTGGGCGTGATGTTCGCGCCGAAGCCGGGCGCCGAGATGCGCAGCCAGCTCTCCGGGACGCTGCGGAGCCGCGGCAGCCGGATGGCGGACGAGCTGGGACAGCGCGTCGCCGGCGAGCACGGCGAGGGCGCGTCCTCGCGGATCTCCTAG
- a CDS encoding endonuclease/exonuclease/phosphatase family protein, producing the protein MRVLSWNIHGMRGRDGRADPERVALVIEETRADVAGLQEVGALGGPGELLDPAGTLARLTGLAQAFGLTELRGGYPYGNCILSRHPIAATRSYDLSVPRREKRGCLRADVDLGAGALHVFNVHLGLDRRERRRQAAQLLSADILRDTALAYPLVLLGDFNAWSSRSAVPRWIRRQLADAALAAGSPRATFPSAFPLVRLDRAYVGSAVRVLGCSVHDTRLARLASDHLPVVVDLELAPAARRPPPARPVATQGVTTEVR; encoded by the coding sequence GTGAGGGTCCTGTCGTGGAACATCCACGGCATGCGCGGCCGGGACGGGCGCGCCGATCCGGAGCGGGTGGCCCTGGTCATCGAGGAGACGCGCGCCGACGTGGCCGGCCTGCAGGAGGTGGGCGCGCTGGGCGGGCCGGGCGAGCTGCTCGATCCGGCGGGGACGCTGGCCCGCCTCACCGGCCTCGCGCAGGCCTTCGGCCTCACCGAGCTGCGCGGCGGCTATCCCTACGGGAACTGCATCCTCTCGCGGCACCCCATCGCCGCCACCCGCAGCTACGACCTCTCGGTCCCGCGCCGGGAGAAGCGCGGCTGCCTGCGGGCCGACGTCGACCTCGGAGCGGGCGCGCTGCACGTCTTCAACGTCCACCTCGGGCTCGACCGGCGCGAGCGGCGGCGCCAGGCGGCGCAGCTCCTGTCGGCGGACATCCTGCGCGACACCGCGCTCGCCTACCCGCTCGTGCTGCTGGGCGACTTCAACGCGTGGTCGAGCCGGTCCGCCGTGCCGCGCTGGATCCGGCGCCAGCTCGCCGACGCGGCGCTCGCCGCCGGGAGCCCGCGCGCCACCTTCCCGTCGGCGTTCCCGCTGGTCCGCCTCGACCGGGCGTACGTGGGATCGGCGGTGCGCGTGCTCGGCTGCTCGGTGCACGACACCCGGCTCGCCCGCCTCGCCTCCGACCACCTGCCGGTCGTGGTGGACCTCGAGCTCGCGCCCGCGGCCCGCCGGCCCCCACCGGCCCGCCCCGTCGCCACCCAGGGGGTCACCACCGAAGTGCGTTAG